The window TGTTTTATAGTTGATTTAATGATAATGAAATTCCACCATCGGGAAAACAATAAAAAACTCTTATGAATAATATACTTAATTAGAATACCAATTAAAATTGCAGCTAAGCCAATAATTAAATTTTTTAAAAATAAAGGAATAGGATATCCAAAGATATGGTCGAGATACTGCATAGCAATTTGTTGGTTTATTTAAGAAAATTGACTCCTCTTAGCTATAATTAACAAAAGGTTTAAAGGATTGTTTGAAAAAGAAAACTGCAGGCCAGTTCAAATGTTTGTTGTATATTGATTTAAATCTAACAATGATATGACAGCTAAAGAAACGCTTTCTATCATCCCTGAAAATATATTAATTAATAAAATTTATGAAATCCGTGGCTTTAAAGTTATGCTGGATAGCGATTTAGCTGAACTTTATGGTGTAGAAACGAAAAGATTAAACGAACAAATCAAAAGAAATATTGAAAGATTCCCAGAAGATTTCATGTTTCAGCTTACAGAAATTGAGTGGCAATCTTTGAGGTCGCAAATTGCGACCTCAAAGATTGCGAGAGGAGGAAGAAAATATTTACCAAATGTTTTTACGGAACATGGCGTACTTATGCTTTCAAGTGTTTTAAATAGTCAGCAAGCTATCCAGGTTAACATTCAAATTGTTAGAATATTTTCGAGAATAAGGCAATGGCTAAGTGAAAATGGCGAATTGAAATACGATGTTGAAGAAATTAAAAGAAAGCTCAATAATCAAGATAAAAATATAGAGCTTGTTTTTAGCTATTTAGATCAATTAATGGAAAAGAAAAATGAGCCTAGGAAACAGATTGGTTTTAAGCCAGATGATTTGTAGCTATCGCGAATTAAACATTTTTAGCATTACAAACCAAGCCTGCTAAACGGGATAAAAGCAGTATCCTTTTATTGGTTTTAAAATTTACTAACTCTGATAAACAAAACGCTTGTTAGCGTTAGTAACTTTACCAATAAAGATTTAGCGAAAAGCCCGACCGAAATCAGCCGAAGAATAACTGATTTTGCTTTCCAACCCTAAAAATCCTCCTTTAAAAAGTAGATGCTGAAATAAATTCAGCATGACGACCGACTTAAACTGTATTTAATCCAAATTTTTCTCTTCAACTATTTGATCATAAAAGTATTCTGCCTATCTTTGCAGTCCCAAATTTAATGGGAATAAATAATTGTTTAATAAATTAAATACAAGCAAGTGAATACGTTAAGTTACAAAACTGTCTCTGCCAATGCCAAAACTGTTAACAAACAGTGGGTTGTTGTTGACGCACAAGGCGAGATTTTGGGGCGCTTGTCATCGAAGATCGCAATGATCATCCGTGGTAAAAACAAGCCTGAGTACACCCCACACGTAGATTGCGGAGATAACGTTATTGTTATCAATGCAGACAAGGTTAAATTGACAGGAAACAAATTCAGCGAAAAGCAATATGTTTCTTATACTGGTTATCCAGGTGGTCAACGTTTTATCTCTCCGAAAGAGTTAATGGCGAAACATCCTCAACGTGTAATTGAAAAAGCAGTAAGAGGTATGTTACCGAAAACTAAATTGGGCAAGAAATTGTACACAAACCTTTTTGTTTATGCAGGTGAAACTCATCCGCATTCGGCTCAATCTCCAACAACCATTAAACTTTAAGAAATGTCAGTTACTAACACTTCAGGAAGAAGAAAAACAGCTGTTGCACGCATCTACTTAAAAGATGGTGCTGGCGCAATTACCGTTAACGGTAAAGATCACAAAGTATATTTCCCAACTTTACCTTTGCAATACATCGTAAACCAAAGTTTAGAAGTTTCTGAACTTACTGGTCAATATGATATTACAGTAAACGTAAAAGGTGGTGGAGTAAAAGGACAAGCAGAAGCTGTTCGTTTAGCTATTGCTAAAGCGATTGTAGAACTAGATGCGGAGAAAAAACCAGCATTGCGTGCTAAAGGTTTAATGACTCGTGATAACCGTATGGTTGAGCGTAAAAAACCAGGACGTGCTAAAGCTCGTAAGAAATTCCAATTCAGTAAACGTTAATCACAGGAGGCAAACACAATGGCAAGAACTACTTATCAAGACTTATTGGATGCAGGTGTACATTTTGGTCACCTTACCCGTAAATGGAATCCAAAAATGGCTCCTTACATTTTCATGGAGCGTAATGGAATTCACATTATAGATTTAAATAAAACTTTAACTAAAACTGAAGAAGCTGCGGCTGCGATTAAACAAATCGTAAAATCAGGACGTAAAGTATTATTTGTTTCAACAAAAAAACAAGCAAAAGGAATCGTAGCTGAGCAAGCGAAAAAAGTAAATATGCCTTTCGTAACCGAACGGTGGTTAGGTGGTATGTTAACTAACTTTCAAACTGTTCGTAAGTCAATTAAAAAGATGGTTACCATCGATAAAATGACTAAAGATGGTACTTATGCTATTCTTTCGAAAAAAGAGCGTTTAATGATTCAACGTGAACGTATTAAATTAGAATCACTTTTGGGTGGTATTGCTGATTTAAATCGTTTACCTGCAGCTTTATTCTTAATTGATGTTAAGAAAGAACACATCGCGGTAACTGAAGCTTTAAAATTAAACATCCCAACTTTTGCGATGGTTGATACAAACTCTGATCCTTCTAACATCGATTTCCCTATTCCAGCGAATGATGATGCTACAAAATCAATTTCTTTAATTACTGATGTAATTATCAAAGCTATTGAAGAAGGTTTAGATGAACGCAAACGCGAAAAAGATGATGAAGCTGAAAAAGAGGCAGTAGCAGCGAAAGTTGCAGCTGATGCTCCTGAAGTTAAAGAACCTAGAGCGGCTGGCGAAAAAAGACCAACTAAAAAAGTAACTGCAGATGCTGAGGCAGCTGTAGCAGCAACCGAAGTTGAAGCACCTTCAACTGAAGAACCTAAAACAGAAGAATAATCCCAGTCCCGCTAAAGGGAGTAAAGGTTACAAATTCATATATTATTTAATCACTAGCAAGTCCCGTTTAATCGGGATTTGTTTGTAAAAACTAAAAAAATGTCTACAGTACAAATTTCTGCAGCAGATGTGAACAAATTGCGTCAACAAACTGGCGCTGGTATGATGGATTGCAAAAAAGCTTTAGTAGAAGCTAACGGCGATTTTGAAGCAGCTGTTGATTATTTACGTAAAAAAGGTGCTAAAGTAGCAGCGAGCCGTCAAGATCGCGAAAGCAATGAAGGCGTTGTTATTGCTAAAGCAACTGCTGATGGTAAACGTGGTATCGTTTTAGAACTAAACTGCGAAACTGATTTCGTTGCTAAAAATGCTGATTTCGTTGCTTTAGCTAACAAATTTGCTGATTTAGCTATCGACGCTAATCCTGCTGACTTAGAGGCTTTATTGGCTTTAGATTTAGATGGTGTTAAAGTATCAGAGGTTATTATTGATAACACAGGTAAAATTGGTGAAAAAATTGGTATCTCTAAATACGAAGTAGTAAATGGCGAAAAAGTTGTTCCTTACATCCACGGTAACTTCCGTTTAGGTGTTTTGGTTGCTTTAAGCCAGGATTTTGATGGCGCTGCTGAAGCCGGTAAAGATGTTGCAATGCAAATTGCTGCAATGAGCCCTGTTGCTTTAGATAAAGCTGATGTTGATCCTCGCACTATTGAGCGTGAGATTGAAATCGCTAAAGATGTAATTCGTGCTGAAGGTAAACCAGAAGAAATGGTTGAGAAGATTGCTGCCGGTAAATTGAATAAATTCTACAAAGACAGTACTTTATTAAACCAAGAGTTTGTTAAAGATGGTTCAGTAGATGTTCGTAAATTTTTAGATAACACTTCTAAAGGTTTAACTGTTTCTGCTTTCAAACGCATTCAGTTAGGTGCATAAGCATTTATAAAATTTAAAAAACTGGTTAGCTGAAAAGTTAACCAGTTTTTTTTTGACTAAAATTATCAAACAGAATTTAAAATTTTTGCTTGGTCTGTGTCCTCACAGATCGAAATGCTAACTTCTTCATTAATTCATAAAATGGTCTGTGAGGACACAGACCATGGATATAACAAAATGAGTTTGCTTCGTCGTTCCTCTTCGCAATAGCGACCGCCTTCCCCTCGGTCTGTGTCATCACAGACCGAAATTTAATCTCTGCTTTTATTCATAGATTGGTCTGCGGCTTAATACGAAGCGCTTTTGTTTACCAAAACAATCTATATTTGCAATAAATTAGATATTATGATCGCCATAACCGATAGCCGTTTTTTTAGAGATAATCAATTAATTGCAAACCAAGCTATTTTGATTGATAACAAAAAAATAATCGCAATTACAGATGAAACAAGTTCAGATGGTTATCAGGTAATTGATGCAGAACAAAACTATTTAACTCCTGGGTTTATAGATCTTCAAATTTACGGCGCAGGAGATAGATTGTTCTCAGCTGAACCAACAGTAGAATCATTAATCATACTGGAAGATGATTTATTAAAAAAAGGAACCACTGGATTCTTGGCCTGCATGGCTACAAATTCTACTGAAGTTTTTAATAGCTGCATTATGGCCGCTAAAGAACATCGACCACATGCCAGAAACTTTTTAGGTTTACACTTAGAAGGTCCATATTTAAATCCAAAACGTTTAGGTGCACATATCCCTGAATATGTTAAAAAGGCTACGCTTGATGAAATAAAGGAGTTATTAGATTTCGGCGATGGTGTAATCAAAATGATCACAATTGCCCCCGAACTTCAAGATGACGAAGTTATCCAATACTTGCTAGATAATAATGTTGTCGTTTCATTAGGCCATAGCAACGCGACTTTTGCTGAGGCAACGGCTGCATATAATAAGGGTATCCAAACTACAACCCATCTTTTCAATGCGATGAGCCCGATACACCACCGCGATCCAGGAATTCCAACTGCTGTTTTTAATCATGAAAAAGCAATGGCTAGCATTATTGCCGATGGCCAACACATTGATTTTGCAGTGTTAAAATTTGCTCAAAAGTTAATGAACGAGCGATTATTTCTCATAACTGATGCCGTAACCGCATGTTCAAATGGACCGTATCAGCATCAATTAAGTGATAATAAATATGTGATGCCAAATGGAACCTTATCTGGCTCATCATTAACGATGTTGCAAGCCGTTAAAAATTGTGTATCACATTGTGATATTGATTTAAATTCTGCTTTAAAAATGGCTGCAGCATATCCTGCAAAATTAATTGGCTTGGAAAAATTAACAGGTACAATAGAAATTGGCAAGCTAGCCAATTTGCTGATTTTAGATGAAAGCTTAAACCTCAAGGAAGTAATATTTAATGGTCAACGCTTATCCAACTAAATATTTACATCTAATGTTAAATGAATAGCTAGGTATTAAAAAATTGTTAATATTTTTGAAGTCATGAAATACAAACGCATCCTACTTAAGCTTAGCGGCGAATCGCTAATGGGCGAAAAACAATACGGTATTGATAATGAACGTGTTAGGCAATATGCCATCGATATTAAAGCGGTACACGATAAAGGTCTGGAAATCGCTATTGTAATAGGTGGAGGAAATATTTTTAGAGGTTTAAGTGCAGAAAAAAGTGGAATGGACAGAGCCCAGGCAGATTATATGGGTATGTTAGCCACCGTTATTAATTCGATGGCCTTGCAAGATGCACTAGAAAAAGTAGGTATTAAAACTCGTTTACTTACAGCTATTAAAATGGAACAGATTTGTGAACCATTTATTCGTAGAAGAGCTGTTCGCCATTTGGAGAAAGGCCGAGTGGTTATTTTTGGCGCTGGTACCGGAAACCCGTATTTCACAACTGATTCTGCAGCAGCTTTAAGGGCTATCGAAATTAAAGCAGACGTTGTTTTAAAGGGAACTCGTGTTGATGGAATTTATACCGCTGATCCAGAAAAAGATCCTTTAGCAACTAAATATGAAGAAATTACGTTTAGAGAAGTTTATGATAAAGGCTTAAACGTAATGGATATGACTGCTTTTACGCTCTGTGAAGAAAATAAAGTTCCAATCATTGTTTTCGATATGAACAAACACGGAAATTTTATGAGGATTGCAAATGGTGATTCAATTGGAACCCTAGTTAGATAAACTTTAAATTATTATTTTTGTAGAAATACACACAAATATGAACGACCTGATACAATTACAATTACTTGATGCTGAATCTGCAATGGATAGGGCTATTGATCATTGTGAATCTGAATTAACTAAAATTAGGGCTGGTAAAGCATCAGCAGGAATGTTAGATGGTATTTTCGTAGACTATTACGGAGCTTCCACTGCATTATCTCAAGTTTCGAGCATAAATACTCCTGATGCAAGAACAATCGTAATTCAGCCTTGGGAAAAGTCTCTATTAGTACCTATTGAAAAGGCTATTCAAAATGCAAATATTGGTATCAATCCTCAAAATGATGGTATCGTTATTCGCTTGGTAGTACCTCCATTAACTGAAGAACGAAGAAAAGATTTAGTAAAAAAAGTTAAGGAAGAAGCTGAAAGAGGTAGGATTACCATCCGAAATATACGTAAAGATGCCAATACAAAAATTCAAAAGCTAAAAGGTGAAAGTGTTTCAGACGATGAAATAAAAACAGGTGAAGGAGAAGTTCAGAAACTAACTGATGCCTATATCATTAAGGTTGATAAGCATGCAGAAGTGAAAGAAAAAGATGTTATGACCGTTTAAATAAAGATTAAATGTTTATTGATACCTAAAATTTTGTAATGAAGTTTTAGGTATTTTTTTGTTCAAACTTAAAAGCATGGAATTAACTTATATCTACCCTTTTCGAACAATTTCTACCTTAATAATAAAGCAAAAAAAAAGCACATTTTCATGTGCTTTTTAATTTGTAGTTAAACACCGGGACGATGAGTACTTTCATTTCTAAAACCATTACAAATATGTATAATTTTTTAGTTTAAGGTCTCGTTCATTTTATTCAAATAGCCTTTAAATGAAAAAGAGCAACCCATCCGGGATTGCTCAATTAACTAACTTATTATTCATAAAAAATGCTGTTGGGGAAGGAGTCGAACCTTCAAAGGGTAGTTAGCTACAGTTCAAAAAATTAATTGTGGTCAACCCAATAAACTGCGTTTGTCCCATTATTCCCCACCACCGAGACAAGGAGGCGTGTCTGCCAATTTCACCACCCAACATTATTAACTAAGTTATAGGTGATACGATCTAAGTGGTAAGTTAACTTTTAACGTACAATTTAAAACTACTATAACTAAGTGCTGTAGGGGAAGGAATCGAACCTTCAAGGAGTAGTTAGCCATTACTGGTTTTCTAGATTCTCCGCCACCGAGACAAGGAGGTGTGTCTGCCTGTTTCACCACCCTACAATATGTTAGCAATTTTAAAGAACGTTCCTTTTTTGTTAATTGCTTAATACAAATGTAAAATAACATCCAATACCTTACAAATTTTTTAAACATTTAATTTTATTTTTATAATATTGATAATTAATTGTAAATTCGCTTAACATAATTCAAAAATATGCTCAAAAAAGACAATTCCAATTTAGAAATTGACAACCTAGATATCGATATATTAAAGCAATTGATGCAGGATGCCACTAAACCGTATACAGAAATCGCTAAAGACCTTATTGTTTCTGGCGGAACCATTCATGTTAGAATGAAGAAATTGCAGGAAATGGGAATTATAAAGGGCTCGCATTTAATTATTGATCCACAAAAGGCAGGCTATGATATTTGCGCTTTTCTTGGTATTTATCTAGAAAAAGGTATTCAATATAAAGATGCTGTTGCGCAGCTTAGTAAAATAAAAGAAGTTGTTGAGTTGCATTATACAACCGGATCTTACAGCATGTTCGCTAAAATTATTTGCAGAGATACGAATCATTTACGTCATGTTTTGAATGAGGAGATTCAAGCCGTTAATGGAATTCAAAGGACCGAAACCTTAATTTCGTTGGAAGAAAGTATTAAAAGGCAAATTGAATTAGGGTAAAAGTTTTAAGTTGTGGGTTGTAAGTTTTAAGTGAAATTAAACTAATAGCTTACAGAACACAGCGTTTTAATCCGTATTGATGAAGATTATGTTTATGAAAGGTAAATCCAAATGGGTACCGCATAACTTGTTAAAACGACTGTGCTCAAATCATAAATAATTGCACAATCCTAATGCTAATAGCCCAGATTGAAGCGGCATCCCCCGATAGTTCATCGGGGATAGAGCGAAAAGCGGGAAGAAACTTTAATTCTTATGCTGAACTTGCGCTACTAAAAATTAGTGCTATACTTTATGGCTCTACAAATAAAAAACTATTTCAATAACTGATAAGCAATCAATGCCGCAAAGTAAGCCATTGCTGTCATATACGCCAACTGAATAACTGGCCATTTCCAACCCTTAGTTTCCCGATAAACAATGGCAACTGTGCTCATACATTGCATCGCAAAAGCATAAAAAAGCATCAAAGAAATGCCGGTTGCAAAAGTATAAACTGGCAAACCTGTTTTATTATTTACAGAAGACTCCATCCTTTGGCGGATAGTTGCACTATCCGCATCGCCACCATCAACGCTATAAATGGTTGCCATGGTTCCTACAAATGCCTCACGAGCGGCGAAAGAAGTTATTAAACCAATACCAATTTTCCAATCGTAACCTAAAGGGCGAATAGCAGGTTCTATAAAATGACCAAGAATGCCCACGTAAGAATTTTCTAACTTCTCGGTAGCAATTAGCGTTTGAGTATGGTCGGGATTTTTGGAAGGATCTGTTAGTGCGGTAGCATATTTTTGATCTATATTTTCAAATCGATTTCCTGGTCCGAATGAAGCCATTACCCATAAAATAATAGATATCGCAATAATTACTTTACCCGCTTCAAAAACGAAAGTGCGAGATTTTTCATACATGGTATAAAATACATTTTTCCAACGAGGCATTCGATAAATAGGAAGTTCCATAATGAAATACGACCGTTCTTTTGTTTTAATAATTACCTTCATTACCCAGGCAACCAATACCGCAGCAACAAAACTAATTAAATACATAATCATCAGCGCCATACCTTGCAGACTTATAATGCCTAAAATGGTTTTGGATGGAATAATTATAGAAATTAATAAGATATAAACTGGAAGCCTTGCTGAGCAACTTATTAATGGTGTTACCATAATGGTAATCATTCTATCTTTCCAGTTTTCGATATTTCTTGCAGCCATAATGGACGGAACTGCACATGCAAGTCCACCAATCATAGGTACAACTGATTTTCCGTTGAGGCCAACCTTACTCATAATCTTATCCATCATAAAAGTAACACGAGACATATAACCCGTATCTTCTAAAATGGATATAAAAGCAAAAAGTATGGCAATTTGAGGAATAAAAACAAATATCCCACCTAAACCTGCAACCACTCCATCTAACAATAAATCAGTAAGCATACCTGCAGGCAAATGTTCATGGCCATAAGTTGTAACATAACCAAAAGCTTGTTCAATTAAATCCATTGGTACAGATGACCAAGCAAAAATTGCATTGAAAATGACAAAAAGTATCAGCAGAAAAATTGTAAAACCCCAAATTTTGTGGGTTAAAATACCATCCAATTTATCACTGAAAGAAAACTTATTGGCCGTTCCTTTATCAATTACAACATCAGATAAAATGGTGCTTAAATGCTTATATCTGGCAATTGTTTCTGCAGCTTGTATTTTCGAAGATTCAAAATGATGTTTCTGTTCAATTTGTTCTATTTCGACCTGATCGTTTTCAGTAAAAAAAGTTAAATGCTCATGCTGGTGTAAAACCTGTAATGCATAATAATCATTATCTGCATTTAACCTTTGTTTAACCTCATTAATTGCTTCGGGAGCTAAAAAATTTACATCAACTGCAGTAAATTGTGTTGATATTTTATTGGTATTCGTAACGGCTTGTCTCAATTTATCAAGCCCAATGTTATTTCTTGCAGAAATGGGAATAACTTGTACGCCAAGCCTTTCTGCAAGCTTATCAATATGAATAAATATACCTTGCTTCTCGGAAAGATCGATCATATTCAATGCTAAAACCATTGGAATACCCAAATCCGCGACCTGAGAAAACAGCAACATATTCCGCTTTAAATTTGATGCATCAACGATTAAGATAATCACATCGGGGTAGCTACTATTATTTTTATCTGCAAGTACCTGAAAAACTATACTTTCATCATTACTTTTCGGGTACAAACTATAAGTACCCGGCAAATCAATTACCGCTGCAGTTTTGCCATCAACAAGCTTTGTAAAACCTGTTTTCTTATCTACAGTAATACCAGGAAAGTTTCCTATTTTTTG is drawn from Pedobacter mucosus and contains these coding sequences:
- the pyrH gene encoding UMP kinase, with product MKYKRILLKLSGESLMGEKQYGIDNERVRQYAIDIKAVHDKGLEIAIVIGGGNIFRGLSAEKSGMDRAQADYMGMLATVINSMALQDALEKVGIKTRLLTAIKMEQICEPFIRRRAVRHLEKGRVVIFGAGTGNPYFTTDSAAALRAIEIKADVVLKGTRVDGIYTADPEKDPLATKYEEITFREVYDKGLNVMDMTAFTLCEENKVPIIVFDMNKHGNFMRIANGDSIGTLVR
- the feoB gene encoding ferrous iron transport protein B codes for the protein MSLDIKIALVGNPNTGKSTLFNRLTGLNQKIGNFPGITVDKKTGFTKLVDGKTAAVIDLPGTYSLYPKSNDESIVFQVLADKNNSSYPDVIILIVDASNLKRNMLLFSQVADLGIPMVLALNMIDLSEKQGIFIHIDKLAERLGVQVIPISARNNIGLDKLRQAVTNTNKISTQFTAVDVNFLAPEAINEVKQRLNADNDYYALQVLHQHEHLTFFTENDQVEIEQIEQKHHFESSKIQAAETIARYKHLSTILSDVVIDKGTANKFSFSDKLDGILTHKIWGFTIFLLILFVIFNAIFAWSSVPMDLIEQAFGYVTTYGHEHLPAGMLTDLLLDGVVAGLGGIFVFIPQIAILFAFISILEDTGYMSRVTFMMDKIMSKVGLNGKSVVPMIGGLACAVPSIMAARNIENWKDRMITIMVTPLISCSARLPVYILLISIIIPSKTILGIISLQGMALMIMYLISFVAAVLVAWVMKVIIKTKERSYFIMELPIYRMPRWKNVFYTMYEKSRTFVFEAGKVIIAISIILWVMASFGPGNRFENIDQKYATALTDPSKNPDHTQTLIATEKLENSYVGILGHFIEPAIRPLGYDWKIGIGLITSFAAREAFVGTMATIYSVDGGDADSATIRQRMESSVNNKTGLPVYTFATGISLMLFYAFAMQCMSTVAIVYRETKGWKWPVIQLAYMTAMAYFAALIAYQLLK
- the rpsB gene encoding 30S ribosomal protein S2, whose amino-acid sequence is MARTTYQDLLDAGVHFGHLTRKWNPKMAPYIFMERNGIHIIDLNKTLTKTEEAAAAIKQIVKSGRKVLFVSTKKQAKGIVAEQAKKVNMPFVTERWLGGMLTNFQTVRKSIKKMVTIDKMTKDGTYAILSKKERLMIQRERIKLESLLGGIADLNRLPAALFLIDVKKEHIAVTEALKLNIPTFAMVDTNSDPSNIDFPIPANDDATKSISLITDVIIKAIEEGLDERKREKDDEAEKEAVAAKVAADAPEVKEPRAAGEKRPTKKVTADAEAAVAATEVEAPSTEEPKTEE
- a CDS encoding ORF6N domain-containing protein — its product is MTAKETLSIIPENILINKIYEIRGFKVMLDSDLAELYGVETKRLNEQIKRNIERFPEDFMFQLTEIEWQSLRSQIATSKIARGGRKYLPNVFTEHGVLMLSSVLNSQQAIQVNIQIVRIFSRIRQWLSENGELKYDVEEIKRKLNNQDKNIELVFSYLDQLMEKKNEPRKQIGFKPDDL
- a CDS encoding Lrp/AsnC ligand binding domain-containing protein — protein: MLKKDNSNLEIDNLDIDILKQLMQDATKPYTEIAKDLIVSGGTIHVRMKKLQEMGIIKGSHLIIDPQKAGYDICAFLGIYLEKGIQYKDAVAQLSKIKEVVELHYTTGSYSMFAKIICRDTNHLRHVLNEEIQAVNGIQRTETLISLEESIKRQIELG
- the rpsI gene encoding 30S ribosomal protein S9 — its product is MSVTNTSGRRKTAVARIYLKDGAGAITVNGKDHKVYFPTLPLQYIVNQSLEVSELTGQYDITVNVKGGGVKGQAEAVRLAIAKAIVELDAEKKPALRAKGLMTRDNRMVERKKPGRAKARKKFQFSKR
- the nagA gene encoding N-acetylglucosamine-6-phosphate deacetylase, producing MIAITDSRFFRDNQLIANQAILIDNKKIIAITDETSSDGYQVIDAEQNYLTPGFIDLQIYGAGDRLFSAEPTVESLIILEDDLLKKGTTGFLACMATNSTEVFNSCIMAAKEHRPHARNFLGLHLEGPYLNPKRLGAHIPEYVKKATLDEIKELLDFGDGVIKMITIAPELQDDEVIQYLLDNNVVVSLGHSNATFAEATAAYNKGIQTTTHLFNAMSPIHHRDPGIPTAVFNHEKAMASIIADGQHIDFAVLKFAQKLMNERLFLITDAVTACSNGPYQHQLSDNKYVMPNGTLSGSSLTMLQAVKNCVSHCDIDLNSALKMAAAYPAKLIGLEKLTGTIEIGKLANLLILDESLNLKEVIFNGQRLSN
- the rplM gene encoding 50S ribosomal protein L13 translates to MNTLSYKTVSANAKTVNKQWVVVDAQGEILGRLSSKIAMIIRGKNKPEYTPHVDCGDNVIVINADKVKLTGNKFSEKQYVSYTGYPGGQRFISPKELMAKHPQRVIEKAVRGMLPKTKLGKKLYTNLFVYAGETHPHSAQSPTTIKL
- the tsf gene encoding translation elongation factor Ts, with product MSTVQISAADVNKLRQQTGAGMMDCKKALVEANGDFEAAVDYLRKKGAKVAASRQDRESNEGVVIAKATADGKRGIVLELNCETDFVAKNADFVALANKFADLAIDANPADLEALLALDLDGVKVSEVIIDNTGKIGEKIGISKYEVVNGEKVVPYIHGNFRLGVLVALSQDFDGAAEAGKDVAMQIAAMSPVALDKADVDPRTIEREIEIAKDVIRAEGKPEEMVEKIAAGKLNKFYKDSTLLNQEFVKDGSVDVRKFLDNTSKGLTVSAFKRIQLGA
- the frr gene encoding ribosome recycling factor, translated to MNDLIQLQLLDAESAMDRAIDHCESELTKIRAGKASAGMLDGIFVDYYGASTALSQVSSINTPDARTIVIQPWEKSLLVPIEKAIQNANIGINPQNDGIVIRLVVPPLTEERRKDLVKKVKEEAERGRITIRNIRKDANTKIQKLKGESVSDDEIKTGEGEVQKLTDAYIIKVDKHAEVKEKDVMTV